From the genome of Hathewaya histolytica, one region includes:
- a CDS encoding NlpC/P60 family protein, with translation MGIKNVFGKSLLALTVSTLILGYSSQSTLADSSEGFNYNKGSDGWWGVSQGYDANKTSGRVVNGDFDGDGKEDIATFYDYDGGTRIHVWSSSGNNFNYSNGPDGWWRVDGGYNAKKIASRVVSGDFNGDGKDDIAAFYDYDGATKIHVWTSSGNKFNYSNGANGWWGVSGGYDANKITGRVVCGDFNGDGKDDIAAFHDYGGGTKIHVWTSSGNKFNYSNGANGWWGVSGGYDANKITGRVVCGDFNGDGKDDIAAFHDYGGGTKMHVWTSSGNKFNYSNGANGWWGVSGGYDANKIKGRVVSGDFNGDGKDDVAAFYDYGGGTKIHVWTSSGNKFNYSNGANGWWGVERGYDANRITGRVVSGDFNGDGTCDIVAMHSYSPGTTKIHVWTSKGNSRQNQVVQYAKKFLGRPYAWGGNGPDRFDCSGLVKYVYGHFNINLPRTSEQQVNCGTHVSRNNLRPGDLVFFRSAGHVGIYIGNNEYIHAPSTGDVVKISNLDGRRDYYTARRILN, from the coding sequence ATGGGTATTAAAAATGTATTTGGAAAATCACTTTTAGCATTGACAGTATCAACCTTAATTTTAGGTTATTCAAGTCAAAGTACACTAGCAGATTCTAGTGAGGGATTCAACTATAATAAAGGCTCAGATGGATGGTGGGGGGTATCCCAAGGATATGATGCAAACAAAACATCAGGAAGAGTGGTAAATGGAGATTTTGATGGAGATGGAAAAGAGGATATAGCTACATTCTATGATTATGATGGTGGGACAAGGATTCACGTATGGAGTTCCTCAGGAAATAACTTTAATTATAGCAATGGTCCAGATGGATGGTGGAGAGTAGACGGAGGCTATAATGCAAAGAAAATAGCATCAAGAGTAGTAAGTGGGGATTTTAATGGGGATGGAAAAGATGATATAGCAGCATTCTATGATTATGATGGAGCCACTAAGATTCATGTATGGACATCCTCAGGAAATAAGTTTAATTATAGTAACGGTGCAAATGGATGGTGGGGAGTATCTGGAGGATATGATGCAAATAAAATAACGGGAAGAGTAGTATGTGGAGATTTCAATGGAGATGGAAAAGATGACATAGCAGCATTCCATGATTATGGCGGGGGAACTAAGATTCATGTGTGGACATCCTCAGGAAATAAGTTTAATTATAGTAACGGTGCAAATGGATGGTGGGGAGTATCTGGAGGATATGATGCAAATAAAATAACGGGAAGAGTAGTATGTGGAGATTTCAATGGAGATGGAAAAGATGATATAGCGGCATTCCACGATTATGGTGGAGGAACTAAAATGCACGTATGGACATCCTCAGGAAATAAGTTTAATTATAGTAACGGTGCAAATGGATGGTGGGGAGTATCTGGAGGATATGATGCAAATAAGATAAAAGGAAGAGTAGTAAGTGGAGACTTTAATGGAGATGGAAAAGATGATGTAGCAGCATTCTATGATTATGGTGGAGGAACTAAAATTCATGTATGGACATCCTCAGGAAATAAGTTTAATTATAGTAATGGTGCAAATGGATGGTGGGGAGTAGAGAGAGGATATGATGCAAATAGAATAACAGGAAGAGTAGTAAGTGGAGATTTTAATGGAGATGGGACCTGTGATATAGTAGCAATGCATTCTTATTCTCCAGGAACAACAAAAATACATGTATGGACCAGTAAAGGTAATTCAAGACAAAATCAAGTTGTACAGTATGCGAAGAAATTTTTAGGAAGACCATATGCTTGGGGAGGAAATGGTCCTGATAGATTTGATTGTTCAGGATTGGTTAAATACGTATATGGACATTTTAATATTAATTTACCAAGAACATCAGAACAACAAGTAAATTGTGGAACGCATGTAAGTAGAAATAATTTAAGACCAGGAGATTTAGTATTTTTCCGTTCAGCAGGACACGTAGGAATATATATAGGCAATAATGAATATATACATGCACCTAGCACAGGAGATGTTGTTAAAATATCTAATCTAGATGGTAGAAGGGATTATTATACAGCTAGAAGAATACTAAATTAA
- a CDS encoding chromate transporter, with protein MILFTIFLTFFKIGLFSFGGGYAMLPLIQQEVINVNHWLSNSEFIDLVAISQVTPGPIAINSATYVGYKAGGVLGSIAATLGVIIPSTIIMIIFCKFFFTFKNNEYVEKAFKGLRPTAIGLIAAAALLIADSSFIDYKSVLIFLGALVASYKFKLNPILLTFISAIIGILIY; from the coding sequence ATGATTCTATTTACTATTTTTCTAACCTTCTTTAAGATAGGTTTATTTAGTTTTGGTGGTGGCTATGCTATGCTTCCATTAATTCAACAAGAAGTTATAAATGTAAATCACTGGTTAAGTAATAGCGAATTCATAGACTTAGTAGCTATATCTCAAGTTACCCCAGGCCCTATAGCTATAAATTCAGCAACATATGTAGGATATAAAGCTGGTGGTGTATTAGGTTCTATAGCTGCTACTTTAGGTGTAATAATACCTTCGACAATAATAATGATTATATTTTGTAAGTTCTTTTTCACTTTTAAAAATAATGAATACGTAGAAAAAGCTTTCAAAGGCCTAAGACCTACTGCTATAGGCTTAATTGCCGCTGCTGCACTATTAATAGCAGATTCTTCCTTTATAGATTACAAAAGTGTATTAATATTTCTAGGTGCACTAGTGGCATCTTATAAATTCAAGCTTAATCCAATACTACTAACTTTTATTTCAGCTATTATAGGAATATTAATTTATTAA